One window of the Amycolatopsis mediterranei genome contains the following:
- a CDS encoding homoserine dehydrogenase → MSASELPAADRRPIRVALLGCGTVGGEVARLLTEQAGELAARAGAPVELAGIAVRRPDKHPELPPELLTADAEKLVTSDDVDVVVELVGGIEPVRGWLLAALKAGKSVVTANKALLAEHSADLFEAADAAGADLYFEAAVAGAIPLLRPLRESLAGDRITRVMGIVNGTTNYILSAMDSTGAGYAETLDEASRLGYAEADPTADVDGYDAASKAAILASLAFHTRVTASDVHREGIADVTASDLAAARGLGRTVKLLAICERVTDDDGVESVSARVHPVMIPRRHQLAGVGGAFNAVYVEADAAGELMFYGQGAGGAPTASAVLGDLVAVARNRVVGGRGPRESAHAALPVRPMGQTPTRYHVSLSVADRAGVLAQVAQAFADHGVSIAAVRQSDVGDRASLVVVTHQAPDAALQSTVDEIGRLDVVHEVVSVMRVEGEDQ, encoded by the coding sequence GTGTCTGCTTCCGAACTGCCTGCAGCCGACCGACGTCCGATCAGGGTCGCGCTGCTGGGCTGCGGGACCGTCGGCGGCGAGGTCGCCCGGCTGCTCACCGAGCAGGCGGGGGAGCTGGCCGCGCGGGCGGGCGCGCCGGTCGAGCTGGCCGGCATCGCCGTCCGCCGTCCGGACAAGCACCCCGAGCTGCCGCCGGAGCTGCTGACCGCCGACGCCGAAAAGCTCGTGACCAGTGACGACGTCGACGTCGTTGTCGAACTGGTCGGCGGCATCGAGCCGGTGCGCGGCTGGCTGCTCGCCGCGTTGAAGGCCGGGAAGTCGGTCGTCACGGCGAACAAGGCACTGCTGGCCGAGCACTCCGCGGACCTGTTCGAGGCGGCCGACGCCGCGGGCGCCGACCTCTACTTCGAGGCCGCGGTGGCCGGGGCCATCCCGCTGCTGCGGCCGCTGCGCGAATCCCTCGCGGGCGACCGGATCACCCGGGTGATGGGCATCGTCAACGGCACCACGAACTACATCCTCTCGGCGATGGACTCCACCGGCGCCGGCTACGCCGAGACGCTCGACGAGGCCAGCCGGCTCGGGTACGCCGAGGCCGATCCGACCGCCGACGTCGACGGCTACGACGCCGCGTCGAAGGCCGCGATCCTCGCTTCCCTCGCCTTCCACACCCGCGTGACGGCGTCGGACGTGCACCGCGAGGGCATCGCCGACGTCACCGCCTCCGACCTCGCGGCGGCCCGGGGGCTCGGGCGCACGGTGAAGCTGCTGGCCATCTGCGAGCGGGTCACCGACGATGACGGCGTCGAGTCGGTGTCCGCCCGCGTGCACCCGGTGATGATCCCGCGCCGCCACCAGCTCGCGGGGGTCGGCGGCGCGTTCAACGCCGTCTACGTCGAGGCCGACGCGGCCGGCGAGCTGATGTTCTACGGCCAGGGCGCGGGCGGGGCCCCGACCGCGAGCGCGGTGCTCGGCGACCTCGTCGCGGTGGCCCGCAACCGGGTCGTCGGCGGCCGCGGCCCGCGCGAATCCGCGCACGCGGCCCTGCCGGTGCGGCCGATGGGCCAGACGCCGACCCGGTACCACGTCAGCCTGTCGGTGGCCGACCGCGCCGGCGTGCTCGCCCAGGTGGCGCAGGCGTTCGCCGACCACGGCGTCAGCATCGCGGCGGTGCGCCAGAGCGACGTCGGCGACCGCGCGAGCCTGGTCGTGGTGACGCACCAGGCACCCGACGCGGCATTGCAGTCCACTGTGGACGAGATCGGCCGGCTCGACGTGGTACACGAAGTTGTCAGCGTGATGCGCGTGGAAGGCGAAGACCAGTGA
- the rho gene encoding transcription termination factor Rho → MSNTDLLSDVGSDTAGSNGTAPAPKRAVGGLTGKTVAELRSLAGELGVGETTGMRKGDLIAAIRERQGKSRKPRAAAETLPLDGVGEPPKAAPKAKAEAPAAPAETKPEPKAEAPASAPSDAPPQAERPQQDRQDTPQGQDGQSEEGGRSRRRRGSNRAAGSPDTQQGGDRQQGQGDRQQGGDRQQGQGDRQQGQGGDRQQGDRNRDQQRQGGGNRGDNRNDNRQDGNRQRNNQQDGNRGGQDNRNQQPDDDEEGGRRGRRFRDRRRRGSGGGQREGGSPDTEIRDDDVLLPVAGILDVLDNYAFVRTSGYLAGPNDVYVSLSLVRKYGLRRGDAITGVVRQPRDGEQQRQKFNPLVRVDSINGLEPDEAKRRPDFTKLTPLYPNERLRLETESHKLTTRVIDLIMPVGKGQRALIVSPPKAGKTTIMQDIANAISTNNPECHLMVVLVDERPEEVTDMQRSVKGEVIASTFDRPPADHTSVAELSIERAKRLVEMGHDVVVLLDSITRLGRAYNLAAPASGRILSGGVDSTALYPPKRFLGAARNIENGGSLTIFATAMVETGSTMDTVIFEEFKGTGNAELKLDRKIAERRVFPAVDVNPSGTRKDELLLNPDELAVTVKLSRVLHALDSQQAIDLLISRLRKTKTNVEFLMQVSKTALGGGEDD, encoded by the coding sequence GTGAGCAACACCGATCTTTTGAGCGACGTGGGTAGCGACACGGCCGGTTCGAACGGCACGGCCCCCGCTCCCAAGCGGGCGGTCGGCGGGCTGACCGGAAAGACCGTCGCCGAACTGCGTTCGCTGGCTGGGGAGCTCGGCGTCGGCGAGACGACGGGCATGCGCAAGGGCGATCTGATCGCCGCGATCCGTGAGCGCCAGGGCAAGTCCCGCAAGCCGCGTGCGGCGGCCGAGACGTTGCCGCTGGACGGCGTCGGCGAGCCGCCGAAGGCGGCCCCGAAGGCGAAGGCCGAGGCGCCCGCCGCTCCGGCGGAGACCAAGCCGGAGCCGAAGGCCGAGGCGCCCGCCTCCGCGCCGTCGGACGCCCCGCCGCAGGCCGAGCGCCCGCAGCAGGACCGGCAGGACACCCCGCAGGGCCAGGACGGCCAGTCCGAGGAGGGCGGCCGCAGCCGGCGTCGCCGCGGGTCCAACCGGGCCGCCGGATCGCCCGACACCCAGCAGGGCGGCGACCGTCAGCAGGGCCAGGGCGACCGTCAACAGGGCGGCGACCGCCAGCAGGGTCAGGGTGACCGTCAGCAGGGTCAGGGCGGCGACCGCCAGCAGGGCGACCGCAACCGCGACCAGCAGCGCCAGGGCGGTGGCAACCGCGGCGACAACCGGAACGACAACCGCCAGGACGGCAACCGTCAGCGCAACAACCAGCAGGACGGCAACCGCGGCGGGCAGGACAACCGCAACCAGCAGCCGGACGACGACGAGGAAGGCGGCCGTCGCGGCCGTCGCTTCCGCGACCGTCGTCGCCGGGGCAGCGGTGGCGGCCAGCGCGAGGGCGGTTCGCCGGACACCGAGATCCGCGACGACGACGTCCTGCTGCCCGTGGCGGGCATCCTGGACGTGCTCGACAACTACGCGTTCGTGCGGACCTCCGGCTACCTCGCCGGCCCGAACGACGTGTACGTCTCGCTGTCGCTGGTCCGCAAGTACGGCCTGCGCCGCGGTGACGCCATCACCGGTGTCGTGCGCCAGCCGCGTGACGGCGAGCAGCAGCGGCAGAAGTTCAACCCGCTGGTGCGCGTCGACTCGATCAACGGCCTGGAGCCCGACGAGGCCAAGCGCCGTCCGGACTTCACCAAGCTGACCCCGCTGTACCCGAACGAGCGGCTGCGCCTCGAGACCGAGTCGCACAAGCTCACCACCCGCGTGATCGACCTGATCATGCCGGTCGGCAAGGGGCAGCGCGCCCTGATCGTCTCGCCGCCGAAGGCCGGCAAGACCACGATCATGCAGGACATCGCGAACGCGATCTCCACGAACAACCCCGAGTGCCACCTGATGGTCGTCCTGGTCGACGAGCGTCCGGAAGAGGTCACCGACATGCAGCGCTCGGTGAAGGGCGAGGTCATCGCCTCGACCTTCGACCGGCCGCCGGCCGACCACACCTCGGTCGCGGAGCTGTCCATCGAGCGGGCCAAGCGCCTGGTCGAGATGGGCCACGACGTCGTCGTGCTGCTCGACTCGATCACCCGACTGGGCCGGGCCTACAACCTGGCGGCTCCGGCGTCCGGCCGGATCCTGTCCGGTGGTGTCGACTCGACCGCGCTCTACCCGCCGAAGCGGTTCCTCGGCGCGGCGCGCAACATCGAGAACGGCGGCTCGCTGACCATCTTCGCCACGGCGATGGTGGAAACCGGCTCGACGATGGACACGGTCATCTTCGAGGAGTTCAAGGGCACCGGTAACGCGGAGCTCAAGCTCGACCGGAAGATCGCCGAGCGCCGGGTGTTCCCGGCCGTCGACGTCAACCCGTCCGGTACCCGCAAGGACGAGCTGCTGCTGAACCCGGACGAGCTGGCCGTGACCGTGAAGCTGAGCCGGGTGCTGCACGCGCTCGACTCGCAGCAGGCCATCGACCTGCTGATCTCGCGGCTGCGCAAGACCAAGACCAACGTCGAGTTCCTCATGCAGGTCTCGAAGACCGCCCTCGGTGGCGGCGAAGACGACTGA
- the thrB gene encoding homoserine kinase yields the protein MTGFRVTVPASTANLGPGFDAFGMALSLYDVVEVRVTDAGLKVEVTDAGAGGVADVPTDETHLVVRAIHATCAHLGVEPPGLHLRCFNAIPHARGLGSSAAAVVSGVAAGYALAGRELDAFEALQLAAGFEGHADNAAASLLGGLVLAWCDGGRFHAERLTPHTSIRPVVAVPSVRSATATTRGLLPATVPHADAAHNAGRAALAVHALTTQPALLLPATEDRLHQSYRAPAYPASTELVATLRAHGVAAAISGAGPTVLALTTTGILPPGVGVDDFDVLELPVDLAGVQVAAQ from the coding sequence GTGACCGGCTTCCGGGTCACCGTCCCGGCGTCCACTGCGAACCTCGGGCCGGGCTTCGACGCCTTCGGGATGGCGCTGAGCCTCTACGACGTGGTCGAAGTGCGGGTCACCGACGCCGGGCTCAAGGTCGAGGTGACGGACGCCGGCGCCGGTGGCGTCGCCGACGTCCCCACCGACGAGACGCACCTGGTCGTGCGGGCGATCCACGCGACCTGCGCGCACCTCGGCGTCGAGCCGCCCGGCCTGCACCTGCGCTGCTTCAACGCGATCCCGCACGCGCGCGGCCTCGGCTCGTCCGCGGCCGCGGTGGTGTCCGGGGTGGCCGCCGGGTACGCCCTCGCCGGCCGGGAACTCGACGCGTTCGAAGCGCTGCAGCTGGCCGCCGGGTTCGAAGGCCACGCCGACAACGCCGCGGCCAGCCTGCTCGGCGGCCTGGTCCTGGCCTGGTGCGACGGCGGGCGCTTCCACGCCGAACGGCTCACGCCGCACACCTCGATCCGGCCGGTCGTGGCCGTGCCGTCGGTCCGCTCGGCCACCGCCACCACGCGCGGCCTGCTGCCGGCGACCGTGCCGCACGCCGACGCCGCGCACAACGCCGGCCGCGCCGCGCTCGCCGTCCACGCGCTGACGACGCAGCCGGCGCTCCTGCTCCCGGCCACCGAGGACCGCCTGCACCAGAGCTACCGCGCCCCCGCGTACCCGGCGAGCACGGAGCTGGTGGCGACGCTCCGTGCACACGGAGTGGCCGCCGCGATTTCCGGTGCCGGTCCGACGGTGCTGGCGCTGACCACCACGGGAATACTTCCGCCCGGGGTCGGCGTTGACGACTTCGACGTTCTCGAGCTGCCCGTGGATCTTGCGGGCGTGCAGGTTGCGGCTCAGTAA
- the thrC gene encoding threonine synthase: MIRHPWPGLIEAYRDRVPVPDGARVVTLGEGNTPLLPAHHLSELTGCEVYLKVEGANPTGSFKDRGMTVAITHALASGLKAVICASTGNTSASAAAYAARAGLTCAVLVPQGKIAMGKLAQAVLHGARILQVDGNFDDCLELARKTAADYPVTLVNSVNPVRIAGQKTAAFEICDVLGTAPDIHCLPVGNAGNITAYWAGYSEYAADDVVKNTPRMFGFQAAGAAPLVHGEPVRDPDTIATAIRIGSPASWTAAVKAKDESEGLFEAVTDEKILEAYRLLAGREGVFVEPASATSVAGLLATAADGRLPRGSRVVCTVTGHGLKDPQTALAGNVEVEPLAVDPSAVAAALDLR, from the coding sequence GTGATCAGGCACCCGTGGCCCGGACTCATCGAGGCGTACCGGGATCGTGTCCCGGTCCCGGACGGGGCGCGAGTCGTCACGCTCGGGGAGGGCAACACGCCGCTGCTGCCCGCCCACCACCTGTCCGAGCTGACCGGCTGCGAGGTGTACCTCAAGGTCGAGGGGGCCAACCCGACCGGCTCGTTCAAGGACCGCGGGATGACCGTGGCCATCACGCACGCGCTCGCCAGCGGGCTCAAGGCGGTGATCTGCGCGTCGACCGGCAACACCTCCGCCTCGGCCGCCGCCTACGCCGCCCGCGCCGGCCTCACCTGCGCCGTGCTGGTGCCGCAGGGCAAGATCGCCATGGGCAAGCTCGCCCAGGCCGTCCTGCACGGTGCGCGGATCCTGCAGGTCGACGGCAACTTCGACGACTGCCTCGAGCTGGCCCGCAAGACCGCGGCCGACTACCCGGTCACCCTGGTCAACTCGGTCAACCCGGTGCGCATCGCCGGCCAGAAGACCGCGGCCTTCGAGATCTGCGACGTGCTCGGCACCGCGCCGGACATCCACTGCCTGCCGGTCGGCAACGCCGGGAACATCACCGCCTACTGGGCGGGGTATTCGGAGTACGCCGCCGACGATGTGGTGAAGAACACCCCGCGGATGTTCGGCTTCCAGGCGGCCGGTGCGGCGCCGCTGGTGCACGGCGAGCCGGTGCGCGACCCGGACACGATCGCGACGGCGATCCGGATCGGCAGCCCGGCGTCGTGGACCGCCGCGGTGAAGGCCAAGGACGAGTCGGAGGGCCTCTTCGAAGCCGTCACCGACGAGAAGATCCTCGAGGCCTACCGGCTGCTGGCCGGCCGCGAAGGCGTCTTCGTCGAGCCGGCGTCGGCCACCAGCGTGGCGGGCCTGCTGGCCACGGCCGCCGACGGCAGGCTCCCGCGCGGTTCGCGGGTCGTCTGCACGGTCACCGGACACGGCCTGAAGGACCCGCAGACGGCGCTCGCGGGCAACGTCGAGGTCGAACCCCTCGCCGTGGACCCCTCGGCGGTCGCGGCGGCGCTGGACCTGCGGTGA
- the lysA gene encoding diaminopimelate decarboxylase translates to MAHPAGPRHADVYTHADTSGHQPSGVEELDKLPAKVWPRNTFRAADGVVRIAGVDVRELAEQHGTPLFVVDEADFKSRCADYAEAFDDPSLVHYASKAFLSIEIARWVAEQGLSLDVCSGGELAVAQRADFPAERITFHGNNKSPAELEAAVVAGVGTVVLDSYFEIARLADIAARHDVVQSVLIRVTVGVEAHTHEFIATAHEDQKFGFSLASGDAAEAVRRVLNARSLKLVGLHSHIGSQIFDADGFEVAARRVVGLLADLAKEHGPELLDQLSLVDLGGGFGIAYTEKDNPPPPAQMITQIREIVRKECAYAGLPVPRIAGEPGRAIAGPGTITLYEVGTIKDVSLGDESARRYVSVDGGMSDNIRTALYDAVYDVRLVSRSAGDNEQPVPAVLSRVVGKHCESGDIVVRDCWLPDTLAPGDLLAVAATGAYCYSMASTYNRMPRPAVVAVRNGSSRLLLRRETTDDMLRLEV, encoded by the coding sequence ATGGCGCACCCCGCGGGCCCCAGGCACGCCGACGTCTACACCCACGCCGACACTTCCGGGCACCAGCCGTCCGGGGTCGAGGAGCTCGACAAGCTGCCCGCGAAAGTGTGGCCGCGCAACACCTTCCGCGCCGCCGACGGTGTCGTCCGGATCGCCGGCGTCGACGTCCGCGAGCTCGCCGAGCAGCACGGCACGCCGCTGTTCGTGGTCGACGAAGCCGACTTCAAGTCCCGGTGCGCGGACTACGCCGAGGCCTTCGACGACCCGTCGCTGGTGCACTACGCGTCGAAGGCGTTCCTGTCCATCGAGATCGCCCGCTGGGTGGCCGAGCAGGGGCTGAGCCTGGACGTCTGCAGCGGCGGCGAGCTCGCCGTGGCGCAGCGCGCCGACTTCCCGGCCGAGCGGATCACCTTCCACGGCAACAACAAGTCGCCCGCCGAGCTGGAAGCCGCGGTCGTCGCCGGGGTCGGCACGGTGGTGCTCGACTCGTACTTCGAGATCGCCCGGCTGGCCGACATCGCCGCCCGCCACGACGTCGTGCAGTCCGTGCTGATCCGGGTGACCGTCGGCGTCGAGGCGCACACCCACGAGTTCATCGCGACCGCCCACGAGGACCAGAAGTTCGGGTTCTCGCTGGCGAGCGGCGACGCCGCCGAGGCGGTCCGCCGGGTGCTCAACGCGCGTTCGCTCAAGCTCGTCGGCCTGCACAGCCACATCGGCTCGCAGATCTTCGACGCCGACGGCTTCGAGGTCGCCGCCCGCCGCGTCGTCGGGCTGCTCGCCGACCTGGCCAAGGAACACGGCCCCGAGCTGCTCGACCAGCTGAGCCTGGTCGACCTCGGCGGCGGCTTCGGCATCGCCTACACCGAGAAGGACAACCCGCCGCCGCCCGCGCAGATGATCACGCAGATCCGCGAGATCGTCCGCAAGGAGTGCGCCTACGCGGGCTTGCCGGTGCCGCGGATCGCCGGTGAGCCGGGCCGCGCGATCGCCGGTCCGGGCACGATCACGCTCTACGAGGTCGGCACCATCAAGGACGTCTCGCTCGGCGACGAGTCGGCGCGGCGGTACGTCAGCGTCGACGGCGGGATGAGTGACAACATCCGCACCGCGCTCTACGACGCGGTCTACGACGTCCGGCTGGTTTCCCGCTCCGCGGGCGACAACGAACAGCCGGTACCGGCCGTGTTGTCCCGGGTCGTGGGAAAACACTGTGAGTCCGGCGACATCGTCGTACGAGACTGCTGGCTGCCCGACACGCTGGCTCCCGGCGACCTGCTGGCGGTCGCGGCGACCGGCGCGTACTGCTACTCGATGGCGAGCACGTACAACCGGATGCCCCGCCCGGCCGTGGTCGCCGTGCGCAACGGCAGCTCACGGCTGCTGCTGCGGCGGGAGACGACCGACGACATGCTGCGCCTGGAGGTCTGA
- the argS gene encoding arginine--tRNA ligase has translation MTPAALADLVRSSAVQVLAARGIDDAVLPEQVTIERPRNPDHGDYATNLALQVAKKAGLKPRDFAEALAAAVSADDGVASAEVAGPGFLNFRLAAAAQGDIVRQVLDAGAAYGRGDALAGTRINLEFVSANPTGPIHLGGTRWAAVGDALGRVLAAQGADVTREYYFNDAGAQIDRFVRSLIAAAKGEPAPEDGYAGGYINDIAAEVIKAEPSALSLPEAERHETFRRIGINLMFSEIKQSLHDFGTDFDVYFHENSLHESGAVDAAVQQLKDSGNLYFDEGAWWLKSSEYGDDKDRVVIKQDGNPAYIAGDLAYFKDKRNRGFDLCIYMLGADHHGYTARLKAAAAAFGDDPATVEVLIGQMVNLVSDGKPVRMSKRAGTVITMEDLVEAVGVDPARYELIRYSVDSTLDVDLDLLRKHSNDNPVYYVQYAHARLCTMLRGAADLGLKSTEDVDLGQLTLPVEGDLIRTIGEFPETVRRAAEMREPHRIARYLEELAGALHKFYAVREARVLPKGDEAATPANHARVALCEAARVVLANGLALVGVSAPERM, from the coding sequence GTGACTCCCGCCGCTCTCGCCGACCTGGTCCGCAGCTCCGCCGTGCAGGTGCTCGCCGCACGCGGCATCGACGACGCCGTGCTGCCGGAGCAGGTGACCATCGAACGCCCGCGCAACCCCGACCACGGCGACTACGCGACGAACCTCGCCCTCCAGGTGGCCAAGAAGGCCGGCCTCAAGCCGCGTGACTTCGCCGAGGCGCTCGCGGCGGCGGTCTCGGCGGACGACGGCGTCGCCTCGGCCGAGGTCGCCGGCCCCGGCTTCCTCAACTTCCGCCTCGCCGCCGCCGCGCAGGGCGACATCGTGCGCCAGGTGCTCGACGCCGGCGCGGCCTACGGGCGCGGCGACGCGCTGGCCGGCACGCGGATCAACCTCGAGTTCGTCTCGGCCAACCCGACCGGCCCGATCCACCTCGGCGGCACCCGCTGGGCCGCGGTCGGCGACGCGCTGGGCCGGGTGCTGGCCGCGCAGGGCGCCGACGTCACCCGCGAGTACTACTTCAACGACGCCGGCGCCCAGATCGACCGGTTCGTCCGGTCCCTGATCGCGGCCGCGAAGGGCGAGCCCGCGCCGGAAGACGGCTACGCGGGCGGCTACATCAACGACATCGCCGCCGAGGTCATCAAGGCCGAGCCGAGCGCGCTGTCGCTGCCGGAGGCCGAGCGGCACGAGACGTTCCGCCGGATCGGCATCAACCTGATGTTCTCCGAGATCAAGCAGAGCCTGCACGACTTCGGCACCGACTTCGACGTCTACTTCCACGAGAACTCGCTGCACGAGTCCGGCGCGGTCGACGCCGCCGTCCAGCAGCTGAAGGACTCCGGGAACCTGTACTTCGACGAAGGCGCCTGGTGGCTGAAGTCGTCGGAGTACGGCGACGACAAGGACCGCGTCGTCATCAAGCAGGACGGCAACCCGGCCTACATCGCCGGTGACCTGGCCTACTTCAAGGACAAGCGCAACCGCGGCTTCGACCTGTGCATCTACATGCTCGGCGCGGACCACCACGGCTACACCGCGCGGCTCAAGGCGGCCGCGGCGGCCTTCGGCGACGACCCCGCCACGGTCGAGGTGCTGATCGGCCAGATGGTCAACCTGGTCAGCGACGGCAAGCCGGTCCGGATGTCCAAGCGCGCAGGCACCGTGATCACCATGGAGGACCTCGTCGAGGCCGTCGGCGTCGACCCGGCCCGCTACGAGCTGATCCGCTACTCCGTCGACTCCACTTTGGACGTCGACCTGGATCTGCTGCGCAAGCACTCCAACGACAACCCCGTCTACTACGTCCAGTACGCCCACGCGCGCCTGTGCACGATGCTGCGCGGGGCGGCGGACCTCGGTCTCAAGTCCACGGAGGACGTCGACTTGGGTCAGCTGACACTGCCGGTCGAGGGCGACCTGATCCGCACGATCGGCGAGTTCCCGGAGACCGTGCGCCGCGCGGCCGAAATGCGGGAGCCGCACCGGATCGCGCGCTACCTGGAGGAGCTCGCGGGCGCGCTCCACAAGTTCTACGCGGTCCGCGAGGCCCGCGTGCTGCCCAAGGGCGACGAGGCGGCCACCCCCGCCAACCACGCCCGGGTGGCTCTTTGCGAGGCGGCGCGCGTGGTGCTCGCCAACGGTCTCGCGCTGGTCGGTGTCTCCGCTCCGGAACGGATGTAA
- a CDS encoding RIP homotypic interaction motif-containing protein — protein sequence MAIEAVELVMTALAAGAAAAAKETATDAVKKAYDGLKSGVRRLIGRLPDDPEELAAELAAANVGDDAAVLEAARAVLREADPEGARAGKYHVTVTDSKGVQIGDGNTMNLEF from the coding sequence GTGGCGATCGAGGCTGTGGAACTGGTGATGACCGCGTTGGCGGCGGGCGCGGCGGCGGCAGCGAAGGAAACGGCGACGGACGCGGTGAAGAAAGCCTACGACGGCTTGAAGTCCGGCGTACGGCGCCTCATCGGCCGGCTGCCGGACGACCCCGAGGAGCTGGCGGCGGAGCTGGCCGCGGCGAACGTGGGAGACGACGCCGCGGTGCTCGAAGCCGCGCGGGCCGTGCTGCGCGAGGCGGACCCAGAGGGCGCCCGGGCGGGCAAGTACCACGTCACGGTGACCGACTCGAAGGGCGTGCAGATCGGCGACGGCAACACGATGAACCTCGAGTTCTGA
- the rpmE gene encoding 50S ribosomal protein L31 — MKSGIHPEYVVTEVNCDCGNSFTTRSTKTNGSIHVEICSNCHPFYTGKQKIMDTGGRVARFEARYGKRQKKDADAK; from the coding sequence ATGAAGAGCGGTATTCACCCCGAGTACGTAGTCACCGAAGTGAACTGCGACTGCGGCAACAGCTTCACCACGCGCAGCACCAAGACCAACGGCAGCATCCACGTCGAGATCTGCTCCAACTGCCACCCGTTCTACACGGGCAAGCAGAAGATCATGGACACCGGTGGCCGGGTCGCGCGCTTCGAGGCTCGCTACGGCAAGCGGCAGAAGAAGGACGCCGACGCCAAGTAG
- a CDS encoding DUF3105 domain-containing protein, which translates to MKAARGSVVSKKGTPWGTIIAVVAIVALAASVIIYYMVQSAPKRAQADREAAAASFAPTASEPDPSKRIPGVVTATYTGSVHVLPTERVAYDKTPPFGGPHDQTWATCTGIVYPTAVRTENMVHALEHGAVWIAYNPQQITGDALNMLSVRAKGKPYTMLSPYPGLDKPISLQSWGHQLKVDDANDARIDEFIAALRSNPNGVYPEVGASCDAVPGQFDPDNPPPFNPAKPGPDAKPMDYKGSTAAQGEQGMPQSAPASAPASAPASAPTTK; encoded by the coding sequence GTGAAGGCGGCCCGTGGTTCCGTGGTGAGCAAGAAGGGCACCCCGTGGGGCACGATCATCGCCGTCGTCGCCATCGTGGCGCTGGCCGCCTCGGTGATCATCTACTACATGGTGCAGTCCGCGCCGAAGCGTGCCCAGGCCGACCGTGAGGCCGCCGCCGCGTCGTTCGCGCCGACCGCGTCCGAGCCGGACCCCTCGAAGCGCATTCCCGGCGTGGTGACCGCGACCTACACCGGCAGTGTCCACGTGCTCCCGACCGAGCGCGTCGCCTACGACAAGACCCCGCCGTTCGGCGGCCCGCACGACCAGACGTGGGCCACCTGCACCGGCATCGTGTACCCGACCGCCGTCCGCACCGAGAACATGGTGCACGCGCTCGAGCACGGCGCCGTCTGGATCGCCTACAACCCGCAGCAGATCACGGGTGACGCGCTCAACATGCTGAGCGTCCGCGCCAAGGGCAAGCCGTACACGATGCTGTCGCCCTACCCGGGCCTGGACAAGCCGATCTCGCTGCAGTCGTGGGGCCACCAGCTCAAGGTGGACGACGCCAACGACGCGCGCATCGACGAGTTCATCGCGGCGCTGCGGAGCAACCCGAACGGCGTCTACCCCGAGGTCGGCGCGTCCTGCGACGCGGTTCCGGGCCAGTTCGACCCGGACAACCCGCCGCCGTTCAACCCGGCGAAGCCGGGCCCCGACGCGAAGCCGATGGACTACAAGGGCAGCACCGCCGCGCAGGGTGAGCAGGGCATGCCGCAGTCCGCGCCGGCGTCCGCCCCCGCTTCGGCGCCCGCTTCCGCCCCGACGACGAAGTGA
- a CDS encoding DUF305 domain-containing protein, whose amino-acid sequence MTTEAGLDTDEVTEQPTWSRWVIIGGTLLAVLLIGATAGMFFTRAVDDPATATPAAGSVEVGFAQDMSTHHLQAVTMAGIARDRTTDPEIKQLSFDIERTQLEQVGRMKGWLMLWDQPEQPIGAPMQWMTETMTGHDGMSMAPSSVNPAEGPLMPGMATDTDLKKLRSLSGREFDVYFLQLMLRHHQGGTSMAQYAAAHSTLPALKALVNSILTSQGAEMDQIKLMLSGRGAQPLPA is encoded by the coding sequence GTGACCACCGAAGCCGGCCTCGACACCGATGAGGTCACCGAGCAGCCGACCTGGTCGCGCTGGGTGATCATCGGCGGGACGCTCCTCGCGGTCCTGCTGATCGGCGCGACGGCGGGGATGTTCTTCACCCGCGCCGTCGACGACCCGGCCACGGCCACCCCGGCCGCCGGTTCGGTCGAGGTCGGCTTCGCCCAGGACATGTCGACGCACCACCTCCAGGCGGTGACGATGGCGGGTATCGCCCGCGACCGCACGACCGACCCGGAGATCAAGCAGCTGTCGTTCGACATCGAACGCACGCAGCTCGAACAGGTCGGCCGCATGAAGGGCTGGCTCATGCTGTGGGACCAGCCCGAGCAGCCGATCGGCGCGCCGATGCAGTGGATGACGGAAACGATGACGGGCCACGACGGGATGTCGATGGCCCCATCCTCGGTCAACCCGGCGGAAGGCCCGCTGATGCCGGGCATGGCGACGGACACGGATCTGAAGAAACTGCGCTCGCTTTCGGGCCGCGAATTCGACGTGTATTTCCTCCAGCTGATGTTGCGCCACCACCAAGGCGGGACGTCAATGGCCCAGTACGCGGCGGCGCATTCCACGCTGCCGGCGTTGAAGGCGCTGGTGAACAGCATCTTGACGTCCCAGGGCGCGGAGATGGACCAGATCAAGCTGATGCTTTCCGGCCGGGGCGCCCAGCCACTGCCGGCCTAG